The following proteins come from a genomic window of Streptomyces liliiviolaceus:
- a CDS encoding flavodoxin domain-containing protein, whose protein sequence is MPKRVLVAYGTKNGSTARIADAIAAVLRKDGLAADPLPARSVAATLASYDAVVVGGGLYAGRWHRDARRFLRRHRAELAARPVWLFSSGPLDASASERDIPPVPDVRRAMDRLDVREHITFGGCLEEGAKGFVARMIVRNGKGGDFRDFTAIEAWASRIGAELVDTHDQDRSSG, encoded by the coding sequence ATGCCGAAGCGTGTGCTGGTCGCCTACGGGACGAAGAACGGATCGACCGCGCGGATCGCCGACGCCATCGCCGCGGTCCTGCGCAAGGACGGACTGGCCGCCGACCCGCTGCCGGCCCGGTCCGTGGCGGCGACCCTCGCGTCGTACGACGCCGTGGTGGTCGGAGGAGGCCTCTACGCCGGGCGCTGGCACCGCGACGCCCGGCGGTTCCTCCGCCGCCACCGTGCGGAGCTGGCCGCACGGCCGGTGTGGCTGTTCAGCAGCGGCCCGCTCGACGCGTCGGCCTCGGAACGGGACATCCCGCCCGTGCCCGACGTGCGGCGGGCCATGGACCGACTGGACGTCAGGGAGCACATCACCTTCGGCGGCTGCCTCGAAGAGGGCGCGAAGGGTTTCGTCGCCCGGATGATCGTCCGGAACGGAAAAGGCGGGGACTTCCGGGACTTCACCGCCATCGAGGCGTGGGCGTCGCGGATCGGGGCCGAACTCGTGGACACCCACGACCAGGACCGGTCGAGCGGCTGA
- a CDS encoding CBS domain-containing protein, translating to MKHDKVGSVMTTEVVRAAYGTPFKEVARLLAGHRISGLPVVDEDEKVIGVISETDLMARQAQTPDPYAPKRRRRLAGLRRGARKQAAKARARTAGQLMTDPPVTVHADDSIVEAARTMAGRRVERLPVLDEEDRLVGIVTRRDLLQVFLRPDREIRQVVIDEVVVRALWLAPRTVEVSVVEGVVTLAGHLERRSEAKIAVSMTRQIDGVVAVVDKLTFRLDDDRFQPDEQGLHGVTDTWMRRT from the coding sequence ATGAAGCACGACAAGGTCGGCTCCGTGATGACCACGGAGGTCGTCCGGGCCGCGTACGGAACCCCGTTCAAGGAGGTGGCACGGCTGCTCGCAGGCCATCGGATCAGCGGTCTGCCCGTGGTCGACGAGGACGAGAAGGTCATCGGAGTCATCTCCGAGACGGACCTGATGGCCCGGCAGGCGCAGACCCCCGATCCGTACGCGCCGAAGCGTCGCCGCCGGCTCGCCGGCCTGAGGCGCGGCGCCAGGAAGCAGGCCGCGAAGGCACGGGCGCGTACCGCGGGGCAGCTGATGACCGACCCGCCCGTGACGGTGCACGCCGACGACAGCATCGTCGAGGCCGCTCGCACGATGGCCGGACGGCGGGTGGAACGACTGCCCGTCCTGGACGAGGAGGACCGGCTCGTCGGCATCGTCACCCGCCGCGACCTGCTCCAGGTCTTCCTGCGGCCCGACCGGGAGATCCGCCAGGTGGTGATCGACGAAGTGGTGGTACGGGCGCTGTGGCTGGCACCCCGGACGGTCGAGGTGTCGGTGGTCGAAGGAGTCGTCACGCTGGCCGGTCACCTGGAGCGCCGGAGCGAGGCGAAGATCGCCGTCTCGATGACGCGCCAGATCGACGGTGTGGTCGCGGTCGTCGACAAGCTCACCTTCCGACTGGACGACGACCGGTTCCAGCCCGACGAGCAGGGGCTGCACGGTGTCACCGACACCTGGATGCGCAGGACCTGA
- a CDS encoding universal stress protein, which translates to MPTPVMAGVDGSAESFAAAEWAAREAVRRERPLLLLHARNWHPRRADGEAADAARRQLARRALHRAEERVHRACPAAVLSDEQVEGPASAALLNAADRADLLVLGSRGLSGFTGFLVGSVALAVVARASCPVVLVRAGEQAADEYLPADDGSTEAGSAGDGSAFDRTRHRDVVLGLDAGDPSDDVIEFAFEAARLRGARLRVLYAWQEPSAFELGPGDVALAGKPQQAREWRGFMSAVLQVWRDKYPGVEVVECVPQEKASTALIRAASAAGLVVVGHRLAERPVGPRTGPVTHAVIHHVGCPVAVVPHP; encoded by the coding sequence ATGCCCACGCCCGTGATGGCCGGAGTCGACGGCTCCGCGGAGAGTTTCGCGGCAGCAGAGTGGGCGGCCCGTGAGGCCGTACGCCGCGAACGCCCCCTGCTGCTCCTGCACGCGAGGAACTGGCATCCCCGCCGCGCGGACGGCGAGGCGGCGGACGCCGCGCGGCGGCAGCTGGCCCGCCGAGCCCTGCACCGGGCCGAGGAACGCGTCCACCGGGCCTGCCCGGCGGCCGTGCTGTCCGACGAACAGGTCGAAGGGCCCGCGAGCGCCGCCCTGTTGAACGCGGCGGACCGGGCCGACCTGTTGGTACTCGGCTCGCGCGGGCTCAGCGGCTTCACCGGATTCCTGGTGGGGTCCGTGGCTCTCGCCGTGGTGGCGAGGGCGAGCTGCCCCGTGGTGCTCGTACGTGCGGGGGAGCAGGCGGCGGATGAGTACCTTCCCGCGGACGACGGGAGTACGGAGGCCGGCAGTGCGGGAGACGGAAGTGCCTTCGACCGGACCCGGCACCGGGACGTGGTGCTCGGTCTCGACGCCGGTGACCCGAGCGACGACGTGATCGAGTTCGCCTTCGAGGCGGCCCGGCTGCGCGGCGCCCGGTTGCGGGTCCTCTACGCCTGGCAGGAGCCCTCCGCGTTCGAACTGGGCCCGGGAGACGTGGCTCTGGCGGGCAAACCCCAGCAGGCGCGGGAGTGGCGGGGATTCATGTCCGCGGTGCTTCAGGTGTGGCGGGACAAGTACCCCGGGGTCGAGGTCGTGGAGTGCGTGCCGCAGGAGAAGGCGTCGACCGCGCTGATCCGGGCGGCCTCCGCCGCGGGGCTCGTGGTGGTCGGGCATCGCCTGGCCGAGCGGCCGGTGGGTCCGCGCACCGGACCCGTCACCCACGCGGTGATCCATCACGTCGGCTGTCCCGTGGCCGTGGTGCCCCATCCTTGA